From a single Paenibacillus sp. FSL W8-0426 genomic region:
- a CDS encoding GNAT family N-acetyltransferase has product MLLETERLFLRAYDWGDLDQLHAILSDPVTMKFWPAPFTLDQSQQWMRQSMEMYAVGFGRLGVFLKSDGSLIGDAGLRVSDIDSKKENDLGYIIQAKYWGHGYGVEGAAAVLKYGVDKLDLKRICANMPVSHLDSKKVAIRLGMKLEKEFKNTRNHNVLTYLYVYDARFNERLKG; this is encoded by the coding sequence ATGTTATTAGAAACAGAAAGATTATTCTTACGGGCGTATGACTGGGGGGATTTAGATCAGCTGCATGCCATTTTATCTGATCCGGTAACCATGAAGTTTTGGCCAGCACCTTTTACGCTCGATCAAAGTCAGCAATGGATGAGGCAAAGTATGGAAATGTATGCGGTTGGATTTGGACGACTCGGCGTGTTCCTTAAGAGCGATGGTTCGCTTATCGGTGATGCCGGTCTTCGGGTTTCAGATATCGACAGTAAGAAAGAAAATGATCTAGGTTACATTATTCAAGCAAAATATTGGGGACATGGTTACGGAGTGGAAGGGGCTGCAGCGGTTCTGAAGTATGGAGTGGACAAGCTGGATCTGAAGAGAATTTGCGCCAACATGCCGGTTAGTCATCTCGATTCGAAAAAGGTGGCGATCCGTCTCGGAATGAAATTGGAAAAAGAGTTTAAGAATACTAGAAATCATAATGTCCTAACCTATCTATATGTCTACGATGCTCGATTCAATGAGAGACTAAAGGGCTGA
- a CDS encoding Gfo/Idh/MocA family oxidoreductase — translation MNIGIIGLDSSHALAFTRILHESRETLFSDVTVTAAYAGGSPDFPLSVSRVHTFAGRMTKEYGVRLMPTMQQVAESTDAILILSADGRIHLNQFKVICPYRKPVFIDKPFALSTADASEIIRLAEEFQIPLMSASSLRYAEALPECTREDILGADVYGPMHIESTQGHYFWYGIHTAELLFRIMGQGCREVTAFSTDHGDLITGTWKEGRMGTIRGIRSGPETFGISLHTRNATRHVPIETSYKELLKSVMNWFKNGVCTVHPSETLEVIRFLECAEQSRLQKRTVLMEM, via the coding sequence ATGAATATTGGAATCATCGGGCTTGACAGCTCGCATGCCCTGGCATTCACCCGTATTCTTCACGAAAGCCGGGAGACTCTTTTTTCAGATGTGACCGTGACTGCCGCATATGCGGGCGGATCTCCGGATTTTCCGCTCAGCGTGAGCCGTGTACACACGTTTGCCGGCCGGATGACGAAAGAATACGGGGTGAGGTTGATGCCCACGATGCAGCAGGTTGCAGAAAGCACCGATGCCATCCTTATCTTGAGTGCCGACGGAAGGATACATCTGAATCAGTTCAAGGTGATCTGCCCTTACCGGAAGCCCGTATTTATCGATAAGCCTTTTGCTTTGTCTACAGCAGACGCTAGTGAAATCATCAGACTCGCAGAAGAGTTTCAAATCCCTTTAATGAGTGCTTCAAGCTTACGTTATGCCGAAGCCCTGCCTGAATGTACAAGAGAAGACATCTTGGGTGCGGACGTGTATGGCCCGATGCACATCGAATCGACGCAGGGGCATTATTTTTGGTACGGCATCCATACGGCAGAACTGTTGTTTCGAATCATGGGCCAAGGGTGCAGGGAGGTGACCGCCTTTTCCACAGATCACGGCGATCTCATTACTGGAACCTGGAAAGAGGGGAGAATGGGAACGATCCGCGGAATCCGAAGTGGCCCAGAGACTTTTGGAATAAGCCTGCACACCAGAAACGCTACCCGGCATGTCCCGATTGAAACGAGCTACAAAGAGCTTTTAAAGTCTGTCATGAATTGGTTCAAAAACGGCGTGTGCACGGTGCATCCCTCTGAAACGCTGGAAGTCATCCGATTTTTGGAGTGCGCAGAGCAAAGCCGTCTACAAAAACGCACCGTCCTCATGGAAATGTGA
- a CDS encoding extracellular solute-binding protein translates to MKLKKRISMLLAMTLFTSILAACSSGTDKGGSAALPPQEPGQYGDTGGLTLPLVDEPTTITYMLPSNAKDLGPSKLVVQELEKRTGIKVNFQTYSPQTYQDKLKVIVASGKLPDIFTGLKPAELKKIGKQNGVAAINEYADQLPNFKKLYMEENDWVIKSFGDEAGNVYTWPIYNLNRKVNHGFMYRKDIFDELGIKEWTNTNEFYEALKKVKEAYPDSYPYASKSLANIFRDWAFGWGLGNTDQYPAYYDEKDGTWKYAAIQQEHRDMLDFMKKLYNEKLLDPEFLTDTQDSWTTKMTTDKSFVTFDWIGRLDLFYNQIKGQNPDYDLRYANPVGPTGNVRTLPEVSDFSVAVAKNKNTETSLKLLDYLTSPSGSELMTIGVEGVNFEWGEDGYPVYPELKELPLVDITVLEDRYAMWLEGAYLRPDHRSIYYRFSEKEQEAQDKIVNEDRFEPLDPILNFTDEETSKIAELQTSLQKSAEEFNAKYILDASYGDAEWENFKGQISKGGVEELMTIYNEAQKRYDESK, encoded by the coding sequence ATGAAGCTGAAAAAGAGGATTTCCATGTTACTTGCGATGACTCTGTTCACCTCAATCCTCGCCGCCTGCAGCAGCGGTACGGACAAAGGCGGTTCTGCTGCTTTGCCGCCCCAGGAGCCCGGACAGTACGGTGATACAGGCGGCCTCACTTTGCCTCTTGTAGATGAACCGACCACCATCACGTACATGCTGCCAAGCAACGCGAAAGATCTCGGTCCGAGCAAACTGGTTGTCCAGGAGCTTGAAAAACGGACCGGTATTAAAGTGAACTTCCAAACCTATTCCCCACAAACCTACCAGGATAAATTAAAAGTCATTGTGGCATCCGGAAAGCTGCCGGACATCTTTACAGGGCTAAAACCGGCCGAACTCAAAAAAATCGGCAAACAAAACGGTGTAGCTGCCATCAATGAATACGCCGATCAGCTCCCTAATTTCAAAAAGCTATATATGGAAGAAAACGACTGGGTCATCAAATCCTTCGGCGATGAAGCCGGCAATGTATATACCTGGCCTATTTATAACCTCAATCGCAAAGTAAATCACGGATTCATGTACAGGAAAGATATCTTTGATGAGCTTGGCATTAAGGAATGGACGAACACGAACGAGTTTTACGAGGCTTTGAAAAAAGTAAAAGAAGCTTATCCTGATTCTTACCCATATGCATCGAAAAGCTTGGCCAATATCTTCAGAGATTGGGCCTTCGGCTGGGGGCTAGGCAATACGGATCAGTACCCCGCCTATTACGATGAGAAAGATGGCACCTGGAAGTACGCCGCAATCCAGCAAGAGCATAGGGACATGCTCGATTTCATGAAGAAGCTGTACAACGAAAAGCTGCTTGATCCGGAATTTTTGACGGACACGCAGGATTCCTGGACGACCAAGATGACGACAGACAAATCGTTTGTTACGTTTGACTGGATTGGACGCCTTGATCTCTTTTACAACCAGATCAAAGGGCAAAATCCGGACTATGACCTCAGGTATGCCAATCCCGTGGGACCGACCGGCAATGTCAGAACCCTGCCCGAAGTTTCGGATTTCAGCGTTGCCGTAGCCAAGAACAAAAATACAGAAACCTCGCTCAAGCTGCTCGACTATCTGACCAGCCCATCCGGAAGTGAACTGATGACCATCGGAGTGGAAGGGGTTAACTTCGAATGGGGCGAGGACGGATATCCGGTATACCCGGAACTGAAGGAGCTTCCACTTGTCGATATCACCGTGCTGGAGGATCGTTATGCCATGTGGCTGGAAGGAGCTTACCTAAGACCGGACCATCGTAGCATCTACTATCGTTTCTCGGAGAAAGAGCAGGAGGCGCAGGATAAAATCGTGAATGAGGATCGTTTCGAACCACTTGATCCGATTCTTAATTTTACGGACGAAGAAACCTCCAAGATCGCCGAGCTGCAGACATCGCTGCAAAAATCGGCTGAAGAATTTAATGCGAAATATATCCTTGACGCCAGCTACGGAGATGCCGAGTGGGAGAATTTCAAAGGCCAAATCAGCAAAGGCGGCGTGGAGGAACTGATGACGATCTATAATGAAGCTCAAAAAAGATACGATGAGTCCAAATAA
- a CDS encoding ABC transporter permease subunit, which yields MGTEHSAVYHKGVPKKSFRSRLGKTWNHIKRDRQLLLLFLPCILFYVIFRYGPLYGLIIAFKDYSVFTGVLGSEWVGFEHFITFFTNQDFWLLFRNTLLLGLYTLIFGFPFPIMLALLLNEVRTKWFKKSVQTFSYLPAFLSVVIISSMIIDFLSPNHGILNQMLAAFGFEKKYFLVDPGWFRPIYVISEIWANAGYESIIYLAAIAGISPTLYEAAKVDGASRFHMIRHVTLPGLFPTMLIMFILKTGSMIRVGYEKVLLLYNPMTYDVADVFSTYVYRKGLLESNYSYAAAVGLFEALVAMVMLLSANAISKRLGGNGLW from the coding sequence ATGGGCACGGAACATTCGGCAGTTTACCATAAAGGAGTGCCAAAGAAGAGCTTCAGAAGCCGACTTGGAAAAACGTGGAATCATATCAAGCGCGACAGGCAGCTGCTTCTGCTGTTTCTTCCTTGCATCCTATTCTACGTCATTTTTCGTTACGGGCCGCTATATGGACTGATTATTGCCTTCAAAGACTACAGCGTATTTACAGGAGTGCTTGGCAGCGAATGGGTAGGATTCGAGCATTTCATCACGTTTTTTACGAACCAAGACTTCTGGCTGCTGTTCCGGAACACACTCCTCCTTGGATTGTATACACTCATTTTTGGCTTTCCTTTTCCGATCATGCTGGCCCTTTTGCTGAACGAAGTCAGAACCAAATGGTTTAAAAAATCCGTTCAAACCTTCAGTTATTTGCCGGCATTTTTGTCCGTGGTCATTATCAGCAGCATGATTATCGATTTCCTCTCTCCGAACCATGGTATTTTGAATCAAATGCTGGCTGCATTCGGTTTCGAGAAAAAATATTTTCTCGTTGACCCGGGTTGGTTCCGTCCGATCTATGTCATTTCGGAAATATGGGCGAACGCAGGATACGAATCGATCATTTATCTGGCGGCGATCGCGGGAATCAGTCCTACGCTCTATGAAGCGGCTAAAGTGGACGGTGCCAGTCGTTTCCATATGATCCGCCATGTTACGCTTCCCGGATTATTTCCCACGATGCTCATCATGTTTATATTGAAAACCGGGTCCATGATCCGCGTCGGTTATGAAAAAGTACTGCTGCTCTACAATCCGATGACCTATGACGTTGCCGACGTTTTTTCAACGTATGTATACCGTAAAGGACTGCTTGAATCGAATTACAGTTATGCAGCGGCAGTTGGGCTATTCGAAGCGCTTGTGGCCATGGTGATGCTGCTGTCCGCCAATGCGATCAGCAAAAGGCTGGGAGGAAACGGCTTATGGTAG
- a CDS encoding NAD(P)-dependent oxidoreductase has translation MKTVAELEAKLSEASDRLISDLHKVDGDLLILGAGGKMGPSLAKLAAQAIKAGGMNKKVTAVSRFQDQEVKNDLESAGVKTISCDLLDDQELMQLPSADNVIYMAGNKFGTTGREHYTWAMNAYLPGRVATKYKDSRIVVFSSGNVYPFSPVGLGGVNESVTPEPLGEYAQSTLGRERIFEYFSHKYGTPMLLYRLNYAIDLRYGVLLEIAKKVHEGKSVPLAMGHANVIWQGDANEIALRSLLKCQSPPEILNVTGPETMSVRWAAQQFAERFGLAASFEGSESETALLSNAAKAFREFGYPRVGLLEMIDLIAEWVASGGHTWNKPTHFSERKGRF, from the coding sequence ATGAAGACCGTGGCTGAATTGGAAGCAAAGCTTTCGGAGGCATCAGACCGGCTAATCAGCGACTTACATAAAGTGGACGGGGATCTTCTGATATTAGGCGCAGGCGGGAAGATGGGTCCAAGTCTTGCGAAATTAGCCGCTCAAGCCATCAAGGCGGGAGGAATGAACAAGAAGGTGACTGCTGTATCCCGATTTCAGGATCAGGAGGTGAAGAACGATCTTGAAAGCGCTGGAGTAAAGACGATTTCCTGCGATCTTTTAGACGATCAAGAGCTCATGCAGCTGCCTTCAGCGGATAACGTCATATACATGGCAGGCAACAAGTTTGGCACAACGGGCAGGGAGCATTATACATGGGCAATGAATGCTTACTTGCCCGGAAGAGTGGCAACAAAGTATAAAGATTCGCGTATCGTCGTTTTTTCTTCTGGTAACGTGTATCCCTTTTCCCCGGTGGGTCTCGGAGGAGTCAATGAATCGGTAACCCCTGAGCCTCTCGGTGAATATGCACAATCCACACTGGGCAGAGAGCGGATATTCGAATACTTCTCTCACAAGTATGGCACGCCGATGCTGCTGTACCGCTTGAACTATGCCATTGATTTGCGCTATGGGGTGCTGCTTGAAATTGCCAAAAAAGTCCACGAAGGCAAATCGGTGCCGCTTGCGATGGGGCATGCCAACGTGATCTGGCAGGGAGATGCCAATGAGATTGCCTTAAGGAGCTTGCTCAAGTGTCAAAGCCCTCCCGAAATTTTGAATGTGACCGGACCTGAAACCATGTCAGTTCGCTGGGCAGCGCAGCAGTTTGCCGAAAGGTTCGGTCTTGCTGCATCGTTTGAGGGAAGCGAATCCGAAACGGCTCTGCTCAGCAATGCAGCTAAGGCGTTTCGCGAATTCGGTTATCCGAGAGTAGGCTTGCTGGAAATGATTGATCTCATTGCAGAGTGGGTTGCATCCGGCGGACATACGTGGAACAAACCAACCCATTTTTCGGAAAGGAAGGGGAGGTTCTGA
- a CDS encoding dihydrodipicolinate synthase family protein, with the protein MHQKQASLTPEQAAAFHEGLVIPAHPLALNERRELDEVYQRVLTKYYIASGAGGIAVGVHSTQFEIRDPKVNLYERVLRLAAEETEQASLRRPFIKVAGVCGDTEQATEEARISKALGYDAVLLSMGGLDGWSEKDLLRHTEKIAEIMPVIGFYLQPSVGGRMLSFGFWQAFAEIDQVIAIKIAPFNRYQTIDVVRAVCCSSRRDDIALYTGNDDNILIDLLTTFRFETEEGTMEKKIVGGLLGHFAVWTHKAVQLLEEVKRLRKQEGSPLSPDWLTRSVEITDANAAFFDPAHQFAGCIPGIHEVLRRQGLMKGIWCLNPQETLSEGQKEEIDRVYRQYPHLHDDDFVKQHLNEWLRLASLSQS; encoded by the coding sequence ATGCACCAAAAACAAGCATCACTTACGCCGGAGCAGGCAGCCGCATTCCATGAAGGCCTGGTCATCCCTGCTCATCCGCTTGCCTTGAATGAACGCAGAGAGCTGGATGAAGTCTATCAGAGGGTGCTGACCAAATACTACATCGCTTCAGGAGCGGGCGGAATTGCGGTTGGCGTGCATTCCACCCAGTTCGAGATTCGGGATCCCAAGGTTAACCTCTATGAACGGGTGCTCCGCTTGGCCGCAGAGGAAACGGAGCAAGCCAGCCTGCGGCGGCCTTTCATCAAAGTGGCGGGCGTTTGCGGGGATACTGAACAGGCGACGGAAGAAGCCCGGATTAGTAAAGCGCTCGGATATGATGCGGTGCTGCTGAGTATGGGTGGACTTGACGGTTGGAGCGAGAAAGACCTGCTTCGGCATACGGAAAAGATAGCCGAAATCATGCCGGTCATCGGATTTTATCTTCAACCTTCCGTCGGAGGTCGTATGTTGAGCTTCGGTTTTTGGCAGGCTTTTGCCGAAATCGATCAGGTTATCGCCATCAAAATTGCTCCTTTTAACCGGTATCAAACCATTGATGTCGTGCGAGCGGTTTGCTGCTCCAGCCGCCGGGATGACATTGCACTATACACAGGGAATGATGACAACATCCTGATCGATCTGCTCACAACCTTCCGGTTCGAAACGGAAGAAGGCACCATGGAGAAAAAAATCGTTGGCGGGCTGCTGGGCCACTTTGCTGTCTGGACACATAAAGCGGTCCAGCTGCTGGAAGAAGTGAAACGTCTCCGCAAGCAAGAGGGATCGCCATTGTCACCGGATTGGCTCACGCGCAGCGTGGAGATTACAGATGCCAACGCCGCTTTTTTTGATCCCGCCCATCAGTTTGCCGGCTGCATACCGGGGATACACGAGGTTCTTCGAAGGCAGGGTCTCATGAAAGGGATTTGGTGCTTGAATCCGCAGGAGACCTTATCCGAAGGGCAAAAAGAGGAAATCGATCGTGTATACCGCCAGTATCCTCACCTCCATGATGACGATTTTGTGAAGCAGCATCTGAATGAGTGGCTTAGGCTTGCTTCTCTTTCCCAGTCATGA
- a CDS encoding carbohydrate ABC transporter permease, with product MVGERKISVFGVINTLILCLVAVATLYPLVYITAVSLSDTAAVVQGKVFLFPKGLNLEAYVEVLKNDTIPRAYLNSIFYTAFGTFVNLLFTAVAAYPLSQKGFFGRRFFMMAIVLTMFLNPGIIPTYVVVQQLGLTDSVWALVLPNAIWTMELIILKSFYENMSSQIREAALIDGASEYRILFNIVIPLSKPALASIGLFYFMGHWNSFFLPLIYLNDPDKYPLQVVLRDMLIYSAENDAGLVDRSALAPQSIKNATIVLSMIPVLLIYPFAQKYFAKGVMLGSEKG from the coding sequence ATGGTAGGAGAGCGCAAAATTTCTGTTTTTGGTGTCATAAACACGCTGATACTCTGTCTTGTTGCTGTAGCGACACTCTATCCCCTCGTGTACATTACAGCCGTTTCTTTAAGTGATACAGCAGCAGTCGTTCAAGGCAAGGTGTTTCTTTTCCCGAAAGGTCTGAACCTTGAGGCTTATGTCGAGGTGCTTAAAAATGATACGATTCCCAGAGCCTATCTGAATTCTATCTTTTATACGGCATTCGGCACGTTTGTGAATTTACTTTTTACGGCGGTTGCCGCGTATCCCTTGTCCCAAAAAGGATTTTTCGGACGCAGGTTTTTTATGATGGCCATCGTTCTAACCATGTTCCTGAATCCCGGCATTATTCCCACTTATGTGGTCGTGCAGCAGCTGGGGTTAACGGATTCGGTTTGGGCACTCGTACTTCCCAATGCCATCTGGACCATGGAACTGATTATTTTAAAAAGCTTTTACGAAAACATGTCTTCCCAGATCCGCGAAGCGGCCCTGATCGACGGAGCTTCCGAATACCGGATTCTGTTCAACATTGTCATTCCATTATCCAAGCCTGCGCTTGCTTCCATCGGTCTTTTTTATTTCATGGGTCATTGGAACAGCTTTTTCCTGCCGCTGATTTACTTGAACGATCCGGATAAATATCCTTTGCAGGTCGTGCTGCGGGATATGCTAATCTACAGCGCGGAAAACGACGCAGGACTTGTGGATCGTTCGGCTCTTGCCCCTCAGTCGATCAAAAATGCAACCATCGTGCTTTCCATGATCCCCGTTCTGCTGATCTATCCGTTTGCCCAGAAGTATTTCGCTAAAGGTGTGATGCTCGGTTCGGAAAAGGGCTAA
- a CDS encoding glucose-1-dehydrogenase: protein MYQDLQGQTVVITGAATGLGEAMARRFGQEQANVVINYYSNNQNVQPIIDEIKLHGGQAIGVQGDVSKEADVQKLVQAAHEHFGSLDIMINNAGLENEVPSEKLSLADWKRVIDVNLTGAFLGCREAVDYMLEHNIKGRIINISSVHEVIPWPHFLHYAASKGGVKMMTETLALEFAPKGIRVNSIAPGAINTPINAAKFANPTLRASVEDLVPLGYIGKPEEIAAVAAWLSSSESSYVTGITLFADGGMTKYPSFQGGRG, encoded by the coding sequence ATGTATCAGGATCTTCAAGGACAGACCGTTGTCATTACTGGTGCTGCCACCGGCTTGGGAGAGGCTATGGCACGACGTTTTGGTCAGGAACAAGCAAACGTTGTGATTAATTACTACAGTAATAATCAGAACGTACAGCCCATCATTGATGAAATCAAATTACATGGTGGACAAGCCATTGGGGTACAGGGTGATGTCTCGAAAGAAGCGGACGTGCAGAAGTTGGTTCAGGCGGCGCATGAGCATTTCGGTTCCCTGGATATCATGATCAACAATGCTGGTTTAGAGAACGAGGTTCCGTCAGAAAAGCTGAGTTTGGCAGACTGGAAGCGAGTCATTGATGTAAATTTAACCGGGGCATTTCTCGGTTGCCGGGAGGCCGTGGATTATATGCTGGAGCATAACATCAAAGGCCGCATCATTAATATTTCCAGCGTGCATGAAGTTATCCCATGGCCGCATTTCCTTCATTACGCTGCGAGCAAGGGTGGAGTCAAGATGATGACCGAGACGCTGGCTCTGGAATTTGCCCCGAAGGGAATTCGCGTAAACAGCATCGCTCCGGGCGCGATCAATACTCCCATTAACGCAGCCAAATTTGCCAATCCCACGTTACGAGCATCGGTTGAGGATCTGGTACCGCTCGGATACATCGGTAAGCCTGAAGAAATTGCGGCGGTGGCCGCATGGCTCTCTTCATCGGAATCGAGTTATGTCACAGGTATTACCTTATTCGCAGATGGAGGGATGACAAAATATCCGTCCTTTCAGGGCGGACGTGGGTAA
- a CDS encoding zinc-binding alcohol dehydrogenase, translating to MKIVAAKEGKVTILQANIPELNKRHVQVRTEYSGISPGTEMSAIKKSGVSPVYLGYSAVGIVEKTGSEVRDILPGDRVACYGVPYVRHAEVISVPTNLVTKVPQHVKPEEAAFTGLGAIAIHALRTADVRFGDKVLVVGLGILGNLVAQIAAAGACHTAAYDLSEARVQLLQEQMGIQASFSSEEEVERFVVNETGGHGFDSILLCAGGPGEMLINKSLEWLRDRGKVVIVGDLSMEFSRDLMFRKEAQILISRAGGPGRYDMQYEMDNQDYPIGFVRWTEGRNMDEYVRLLADQRITVSPAITHMFALDEAFQAYGNYQSDSAQGALATLIKYF from the coding sequence ATGAAAATCGTTGCTGCGAAGGAAGGAAAAGTTACGATACTGCAAGCGAATATCCCCGAATTGAACAAGCGGCATGTGCAAGTGAGAACCGAATATTCGGGCATTAGTCCCGGTACGGAGATGAGTGCGATTAAGAAATCAGGCGTATCTCCCGTATATCTTGGCTATAGTGCCGTCGGGATTGTGGAAAAAACGGGGAGTGAAGTCAGGGATATTCTGCCGGGAGATCGAGTGGCTTGTTACGGTGTGCCTTACGTAAGACATGCAGAAGTGATTTCGGTACCGACCAATCTGGTAACCAAAGTGCCTCAACATGTCAAACCTGAGGAGGCCGCATTTACAGGGCTCGGGGCCATTGCCATACATGCACTGCGTACAGCCGATGTGAGGTTCGGGGACAAGGTGCTTGTCGTTGGATTGGGTATTCTCGGAAATCTTGTGGCCCAAATTGCCGCTGCTGGTGCATGTCACACTGCTGCATACGATCTGAGCGAAGCACGGGTTCAGCTGCTTCAGGAGCAGATGGGAATTCAAGCGAGCTTTTCAAGCGAAGAGGAAGTGGAACGTTTTGTGGTGAACGAAACGGGGGGACACGGATTTGATTCCATCCTCTTATGTGCTGGCGGACCTGGAGAAATGCTGATCAACAAGTCACTTGAGTGGCTTCGTGACCGGGGAAAAGTCGTGATCGTCGGTGATTTGTCCATGGAGTTTTCAAGAGATTTGATGTTTCGCAAAGAAGCCCAGATCCTGATCTCGAGAGCGGGCGGGCCGGGAAGGTACGATATGCAGTACGAGATGGACAATCAGGATTATCCGATCGGTTTCGTGCGTTGGACGGAAGGAAGAAATATGGACGAGTACGTCAGGCTGCTTGCTGATCAGCGAATTACGGTAAGTCCTGCTATCACGCATATGTTTGCGTTGGACGAAGCGTTTCAAGCCTATGGAAATTATCAATCCGACTCGGCTCAAGGGGCCCTGGCCACGTTGATCAAGTATTTTTGA
- a CDS encoding extracellular solute-binding protein: MAKIDRHTFQTRTRHMSADLKQKINSGAYSPGEFLPSELALTEQYKLSKNSVRYVLDELVQEGLIIKIPRVGTQVTKPASKETIRFGVYPSLYKEAGMEELIKRFHEKHPHIHVETIELPYMNSDNIANLIKLGIIDALTINLQDMYQFQEKNYLDLFVDQDRDDTIYPFLTPYFEKESGVLAAQPFVYSPVILCYNKEHLREKRLGEPNSSWSWDELAALLRELKAPHRYSIAFQLFSMNRWPIFWMQNEDDPSSIDSSPTQNGTGLPTEGLRWLRELVTEEGIFPLALAQGEFEAEKLFKEQKISVMLTTYYMLNELKNADFSFDIAPLPHFKNDRTLLLSTAIALSAESSRKDTAACFVNYLTSDEAQTYIRQYTYSLPASRYITESVSVELQNKPSRLELHRDYSSKYMTYRDLSISMQTQIRFGESLKQYMSYLIDEEGLAEVLLPSKSLNL, from the coding sequence ATGGCGAAAATAGATCGTCATACTTTTCAGACCAGAACCAGACATATGTCTGCCGATCTGAAGCAAAAAATTAACTCCGGAGCATACAGTCCGGGAGAATTTCTGCCTTCCGAGTTGGCGCTGACAGAACAGTACAAACTAAGCAAAAACTCGGTGAGATACGTTCTGGATGAGCTTGTACAAGAGGGATTGATCATTAAAATTCCCAGGGTGGGCACGCAGGTGACAAAGCCTGCTTCCAAGGAAACCATTCGTTTTGGCGTCTATCCCTCATTGTATAAAGAAGCGGGGATGGAGGAACTGATTAAGCGATTCCACGAGAAACATCCGCATATTCATGTGGAAACGATTGAGCTTCCTTATATGAATTCAGACAATATCGCCAATCTGATCAAGCTAGGGATTATCGATGCGTTAACCATCAACTTGCAGGATATGTACCAATTCCAAGAGAAAAATTATCTTGATTTGTTTGTCGACCAGGATCGAGACGATACGATATATCCTTTTCTTACACCCTATTTTGAGAAGGAATCAGGTGTTCTGGCAGCACAGCCTTTCGTATACTCACCTGTTATTTTGTGTTACAACAAGGAGCATCTGAGGGAGAAAAGGTTGGGTGAACCAAACAGCAGCTGGAGCTGGGATGAACTGGCAGCACTGCTCAGGGAGCTCAAAGCGCCTCATCGTTACAGCATCGCTTTTCAGTTATTTTCCATGAATCGGTGGCCCATTTTCTGGATGCAAAATGAGGACGATCCATCTTCGATCGATTCCAGCCCAACTCAGAATGGAACTGGCTTGCCTACAGAAGGATTACGATGGCTCAGGGAGCTTGTGACAGAGGAAGGCATATTTCCGCTTGCCTTGGCGCAGGGTGAATTCGAAGCCGAGAAATTGTTTAAGGAGCAGAAGATCTCCGTCATGCTAACCACTTATTACATGCTGAATGAGCTGAAGAATGCGGATTTTTCCTTTGATATCGCTCCGCTACCACATTTTAAGAATGATCGGACACTCCTTCTCTCTACAGCCATTGCTCTCAGTGCAGAATCGAGCCGAAAGGACACGGCAGCCTGCTTTGTGAATTATCTCACTTCAGATGAGGCACAGACCTATATCAGGCAGTACACATACAGTTTACCTGCAAGCAGATATATTACAGAATCGGTTTCAGTAGAGCTTCAAAACAAACCGTCCAGGTTGGAGCTTCATCGAGACTATAGTTCGAAATACATGACGTATCGCGATCTGTCGATTTCCATGCAAACCCAGATTCGTTTCGGAGAAAGCCTGAAGCAGTACATGTCTTATTTAATCGATGAAGAGGGACTCGCTGAAGTGCTGCTTCCGTCAAAAAGTCTCAATCTTTAA